Genomic window (Oryzias latipes chromosome 17, ASM223467v1):
AGCAGCTCAAAGCTGACGGCTCCACCACCGAGGACGGAGAGGACGAAAACCTAACAGTTAAGATGGAAGACGAGGACGATGTCCAGATCGTGGAGCAGCGGTCGGTCTGTCTGGACGGTCACCTCGAGATGGAGGAGAGTCAACGAGCAGCTGAAGCTGAGCAGGAGCTGGAGACTCAGCTGTGGTCGTCTGTTGTGGTGGGCGACAGCGACGCTGCAGAAGACTCGGACTGCTACTTGGAGCCGCAGCAGCCGTCGCAAAACCTGGACTCTGAGATCCTGCTGATTCAAAACGCATTGGACATTTTAGAAAGCTCATCAGAGACGGTTAGCTCTGACAGGTCTGTCGGTGAGAACACAGCTGTCCAGTGTGTTTCAGGCAAGTCCAGAAGTTCTGGCACTTTCCGCCAAACTCAACCAAGTAGACCCGCAGAATCAACCAATCACCACGAGAGAGGAACGTCGGTCCGATTTCTGttagaaaaacagcagcaaagtaAGAACGTTCCCCCTTTCCACACGGACAACCGATTCTTTCTCCTGAACGACCAAGAGCTGCACAAAACCATAGCCAGTCGACGCATCAAGGAGAAGTGGTACATCTGCCCGTTCTGCGGCAAAAGCTTTGATCGGGTCAGCCACCTGGAGATCCACCAGCGGATTCACACGGGGGAGAAGCCGTACACGTGCGACACCTGCGGCAAAAGCTTTTCCCAGAGGAGCAACCTGCGCACCCATCAGCGGACTCACAAGGAGGCGCTCAGTCAGAACGCAGTTTGATTCCGGGGGCGGGGCATCGGCAAAGACAAAAACTGGAAAACAGTCGTTGAAGTTTAGAttaacaaatgcatttttaaaacccaATTTTAATGTGTCTAAAATGTTTAGTCATGGAGTGATTGTGAAGAGATGAAGTTGGGACTTCTGAGCTCCAAACTTGGCTTTGGTCTGAAACATTTAGACCATTCCTTGGACGTTCCCACTGCTGGGTCTGACTGTAGCTTATTAACAGGCACTCAGTTCAAATAAACATTCATTCCCTACCTCTACGGCTTCTCTCTACTCCTACTTAAAGCCCTCCAAGCGGAGAGTTATAACAAAAAGTCTTCAAATCAGTGATGTCATGAATGGCTGATGTGGCTGCCAGCGCTGGGAAAATACAGAATATCCCGTTTCTAACTTTAAGAAGTCGTGCAAAAACTTATTACATTTAAAGGTAAACCTCTGGGATTCAGAGATGAGTTTCTCCTCCAGATCACCGTTCCAGCAGTGGGATACCCAGCCCCAAGTCGCCCCAAAACAACAGGTTCAGACACCAGTgcagctccaaatgcccctacagtaGAGGCAATAGAGAGAAGGATAGGGAATTCACATCTAAAGGCCCCATCTTCCTCGCCCCAATCAAAACCCACTATAGTGTTAAATGATAGGTGATCCTGAATAATACCAGAATGTGCTCATTGTTGAAGTTTGTGTTCGttttacagagctgtaaaatgcatcttttaattgaaacatttgtaaagtCAGCTTTGGTCTTTTTAGTTAAGTCTGTAGTTCCAAGACTTCAATATTGATATAAAACAAACACGTTTTAACAGTCGTTTAGGGGtttaaacagcagaaaaggACTGTAGCTCACCGTTCCAAACcctcctgtaacccttgtgctattctaggtacgttaacattgggagttgggtcatctagacccactagacagtgctctgaaccttttttcttcaatgatttgtgatcttcactggtgtccatggattacatgaaatctttccacctttatcatggcagggagaacacgtcaatgtaagggtgggggtcatctatgatagcacaagggttaagagctcCCGTGAAAGAATGAAGGAAACACCTTAAAGTTGAAATTATTCACCAGAACAGCTCGGCTTTCATTTACATTAGCTCTGCATTTAAAGAGGAAACAAGCAGAACTGCACTTACaccccactccaatcatctttacatttgtttttttttccattttaacctaaataaaaaaatcttttgttttctaggacagtttctgcagagcgataGTTAATCAGAAATTGGCCTCCATTTTGTGGGCAGGAGTGTTGCCACAGAGACACCCCGCCCCTTTTCCTTTCCCAGTTGTTTATgactcagagcagggagcttgtggccccccagcgtattttctacaccaCAAATAAACTCGTCACAAACAgcattttgtctgctcctgatttacaaaactgaatgaaatactcaaaaatgctatttaagcttaattttcttatctgtccatcagaaaaatgcagcaagaacaaataaaaacacaaaaaacctgGTTTTCATGGGCATGGGTCTGAAACAGTTTGACACAGATGCAGGAAttgggctttttcttttacgtgGGGGTGTATTTTAGCAAGCAAATGTCTGAAGAAAGCAAGACGGCGTTTCCTTTACGACGGGCTGAACAGGGAATCAGAAGGCCTGGCTTACCTTTCACAGCACATCATGAATGAAAGCTGGTTTTATGATACAGCATCACGTTTTTGCAGCATCAGCTCCAACTCTAGGTTTTCCTATTTGGTCTTCTGATAGATTTAcattttatcccttgtgctatcttagatgaccccccccttacattgacgtgttctcctaccatgacaaaggtggataaaggtggaaagatttcatgtaatccatggacaccagtgaagatcacaaatcattgaagaaaaaaggttcagagcactgtctagtgggtctagatgacccaactcccaatggtaaagtgcctaggatgagTTTCTTACAGAAAGGATGCAGATCAAAGTCAACAATACAAAATCCAGACTGTTGTCACGAATGTTTTACTGTCAACTGCGAGGCGGCAcaggttttaataaaaaattaacagtTTTTATGAGAGTTTGTGCTTTTATAAACAAACATGACTCAggagttttaaagaaaacatagaAAACCATCCAACACCTGACAGTGCTTCATAATAGGAAGCCTTCACAGTTCATTCAGTGTGTGGTGATGAACACTTCATAAAGATAAACAACAAATTTATTGAAAGTacacccccttttttttccaaacgtAGTTATAAATATGAGCACATTAATGCCACCTCTTTTGTTTTCACCTATTTCTAAGTTCCAGCAATGAGCAGTTGATCATTTTCACTttccaaaaaactgaaaaagcagACAGTTTGGTTGCATTTGATCCATTCATCCAGCTGGTTTAAAACGTCCTTCCATCGCTGCAGGTTTCAGACCCTCCAGTAGTTCAACTCTTCCAAACAGAAATATGAAGCTGCAGTTCAGTACTTTCCCATTTAGTgcactaaaataacaaaaaaaaggtgtgttttGTCCACAGGAGGATCCTTGAAGAAAGTAGCTCCACTCCAGTGATTTGGTCAGCATGTTTTCTGTAAACGATGCACAATTCCTGAGTGACCCGAGCAGAAACCTCACTGAAGGCAGCAGGGAAGCAGTTCATTGGTCCGCCCACACATGCAGCAGAGTTTGTAACAGGATTCAGACACCTTTCCCCTCCAAGGACAGCCTCTGCGTTCAGTGAAAGTGCTCAGCCGCTCGTGGACGTTCCAAACTAAATAACGACAGAGTTGCTCTTCATTTGTCTGCAGATCCCCCATCACCCCTCCACCTGCAGCTATGGCGGCATTAAAAAGATCCACAAAATAACTCAACACCTCCCACTTGATAAACCATAGGGGTAAACACTTAAATTTCATAAACGATATGCAGACTTGTGCTTCTGTAGCTTCTTCCAAAAGTTTTACTGTGTTCAAAGTGAGtaggtgatgaggaggagggaggtCGGAGCCATCGTCAGGTCAGACTCAGATGATCTGCTCTCTTAGCTGCAGCACAATGGCGTTGGAATGCGGTTTCGGCCTGAGGGTTCCATCTGTAGTGTAAAAACATCGGGACAGAGCTGATGCTATGTACTGCCGGTtgccttcttcctcctcctctgtggagTTGTAGGAACCCAAATCGCCTTCAAGAGGAGAGTCTCTCTCCTGCAGAAGGCCCAGGTCCGACTCGTTCGGTGCAGCGTACTCATCCTGCTGGGGCTTCACAGGAACCAGAGATGAAGTAATACCAGAGTcctggaagacaaaaaaaaactccagttaCCATCTCCTGTTAGGACCATATGACTTGACTGATAAATCAACTTGTATTCCTCCTATCCAACCTGATCTGAGGCaccattataaaataaaatgaaataattcagttatatcaatattggaaaatatcaTTTGGAATGAGCCACAGTAGGTTTAATTTACTATATACAATTGATTGAAACATTGTAAACATCAAAActtttaatgcacatttgattAAATTcgataattttatttgttttaaatagaaataaaaaatgaatgaaatgtagAAGATAATGTCACCAACATGAAGTGAAAAGGgttattttcagttttgtttggtGGACAgatatacatttttaagttaatttatttcttaaaatgtaacatttttactctttttaacaAAGATAAATATTAATCAAAAAGAACTTTGCTGGAGCTTCATACTTATGGAAGTTCATCtaaaaagaactgaaaaaaacaatttacacaGAAACTTatcaagttgaaaaaaatgccacagacATAAATCAAAATTCacatttatacacacacacacacacacacacctttatgTACTGGGGTTGAACAATGAATCCATTTAttttcctacgatccaaccagatctgtctgaggcaagttgtaaatcaaatcgacctataccataatgaaacagtttaaaatgaaataaatggatTTTAGAAAATACAGTTTGGATTCAGACATGGTAGGTTTAATGAACTAAAATGGTAAAACGACCAGTGGAAAACATGTGAAAACTGATCAGTctgtcattccagtccaatgtgtggaaacactttggataaagtcatgtgaccatccactgtctagaatgttctaagaatgttccctttggattctatggatgtggaaaaacaacagtggactgaactttaggaaactaaaatgtgtcaTTAATTGttgttaacttgttttttttggtcacatatttaatttacacttgatgatcttgcaagaaatacaaggaatctggaaaacttgaCCTCCACTGTTCAGTACAAGTTATtactctctgagtcacactggttaaagttttggctaaagatgttctggactGATATTccgtcagtgaattggatcgttcaaaatgaccCGACATCGACTATGAATCATATCATCAATCACAAATTATGAAATTAATCGAATCCCTAATTGTTATACCCCTAAAAGGCAgcaatcatttaaaaacacgTACATACATTTTTGCGTTTTTAAATCCCAACGGGTATGAGGACTCACGATGTCTGGTACCATCGTGGTTCAGTGATGACCAAAACAAGCTACATCACGACGACAGTCAAGGTTCATTTTCACCTGACATACCACAGACATATTGCTGGACTTCAACTCCATCCTCCTCTGGCACTCCTCTGCTTTCAGCATGTATTCTCTGTTGTCTTCATAGTCGACAGGGCGGTTCAGATCGTCCATAGCTGGATGGCCCCTTTTCCCATTCAGAGTGGAGTGGCTGCCTCTGTGACCTTGCTCCTGCAAACACGAGGGTCAGAGTTTCACGGCAGTCCTCGTCTTTTTCATACAAACATGTGATGGGAACTGATCCAACAACGAGCCCATCTTTGGGTTTaagtttatgtattttattcgACAATCCTGGTGTTAATTTCAAATGAtgctgaaaaaatatttaaaggcaAACATGTATAGTTCAGTGCTTTTGCGTCCCACGTAAACCCTCAACTACTAGTTGGCAGCGCTGCACACTGAACCCCCTTCAGCAGCATCAGGATCTTACATGAACCATCTCATGGTAGATGTTGGCCCATTGCTCGGGTGGTGGTTGTTCCAAAGCTCAATGACACCTACCAGTTCACTGAAACAGGCAGATTGCTGGAGATTGTTTGGTCGTCTAATCCAGCCGGCATGTGCAAtctcataaaatacatttaagcagTGCTGGGAATAAATAGCACTTTACAATCTTAATCAAACTTaatgaaaactttttgtttgtggAAACCAGACAATGTGGAGTGTTGTTTCATAATCTGTCATAAGAAAAGCACTTAGAACTTGCTTGGGAAAAGCCATTTGCATGTGCAAAAACATCGTCTCTGTTCCAGTCTTTGGATACAGTGGGATGCAGTTCTCCCTCACTATATTGCCGCTCATTTTATGCAGTCTTGCTGTAAAAAATgttacatgcttttttttttttttttttttagcagtacACTGTTCTGCGTCTTGATTGGccggagaccttgtcaatcaatctgtGCAGATATGTGCCGCTCTCAAATCTACATAAATGTTCAAcagcatctttgttttcattctctaaTCCtggaaatgtttatttaaacgagagaaaagtgtgaaaaagtgtgtgtctgagaaaagtgtattaagtgtgtagtgaggaggtttacagccttaaaacatcagtGATTCTACTTCATGAAGTTCATCTATTGAGAGTCTATTTTAGAGCGTAACCCTCGTCATGAAGGAGGGGGAAGACTGTAAATTGTATCGCGATACGCATCGTGTTGTCAGACTTTCACAGCCCTACTTCATATGTTCCCTGTTTTATCCCCATCAGGACTATGGTGCACTGTGGATTTTAATTACAGCTCACAATAATGTTTATTTCCCCATCATTAATTGACAAACTATGTAAAATGCTATTATAGTACATTTTGGGAGCTTTTCGTTTATTTTCTAACTTTTCTGAAATTAGAACCtacttaaaacagaaaatcctcATAATTCAGTTATTGTTACTaaattgtgttcattttttatcttCTGCATTCAAAGTTGTAAAAGTTTGACTCAGAAACTCACCAAAAGGCTGTTCCTTGACCGAGTTTCAACTCTCAGCTCATTCTGGAAACCAAAAGACAGAAGAACGGTGAGTTCCCCCAGAGAAGATGGCATCCATCAGGATGAGCGATCAACACCCAGAGTCACATGTCTGAAGCTGCAGCCGCCTTTGGTCATGGACTTCAGCCGCAGGCGTTGCTGCTTTAGCGCCATCCAAGTGGTCTGGGTGTGTCGAGCTCATTTGTTTCAAGTTTGCAGGTTATTGGTTTTTTATATACCCGAGATTTCAAGTCAAAGTCTTCAGAGTTTATTCTCCTGAGGGAGGCATGTCTTGAGAAGGTCTCTAGCTGATCCCTAGGAAAGAACAGACAGCATAGTTGAAGGATTAATGAAACAAACAGGTGTCTGGAGGTATATTCTTAGAGAAGAAGTCAAGCGATCAACTGTTTAGCAGCTTCAGAACAAACATAGACA
Coding sequences:
- the LOC101169233 gene encoding zinc finger protein 287, which gives rise to MGDMTKSVAFQSKLASIVEMLAKAAVLEINKLWEDSFALVQVELRRRESEIVALNRKIKLLENEGLSGSEKTPNKSQCFPKKDQYNNNKQQLPPHGDDLPVEPVQAIPSDQSVRDQADSPVNTRTSPLPPTVEKQSEQLKADGSTTEDGEDENLTVKMEDEDDVQIVEQRSVCLDGHLEMEESQRAAEAEQELETQLWSSVVVGDSDAAEDSDCYLEPQQPSQNLDSEILLIQNALDILESSSETVSSDRSVGENTAVQCVSGKSRSSGTFRQTQPSRPAESTNHHERGTSVRFLLEKQQQSKNVPPFHTDNRFFLLNDQELHKTIASRRIKEKWYICPFCGKSFDRVSHLEIHQRIHTGEKPYTCDTCGKSFSQRSNLRTHQRTHKEALSQNAV